From the Priestia koreensis genome, one window contains:
- a CDS encoding prephenate dehydrogenase — protein MTKVLLVGVGLIGGSVALSMKKQQDIVIAGYDIHTPNLEMAKSKGIINEMVSDVRKAAEQADLIILGTPVEQTIQFMEKLAEWDLKDQAIITDVGSTKWSIMKAAERLNESGKTFIGGHPMAGSHESGAAYATADLFRGARYVLTPSAETTVAQLEMLTKWLSDTEANFITMDAKEHDQVTGVISHLPHMIAASLVRQVEEHANKNNLVRQMAAGGFRDITRIASSSPVMWRDISRQNRDTLLDLLEDWMKEMQQVKQLLEKSDQHELYTYFSDAKTFRDSICI, from the coding sequence ATGACAAAAGTATTGCTAGTTGGAGTAGGATTAATTGGTGGTTCAGTTGCATTAAGTATGAAAAAACAGCAAGACATTGTTATCGCTGGTTATGATATACATACTCCTAACTTAGAGATGGCAAAAAGCAAAGGTATCATTAACGAAATGGTATCAGACGTACGAAAAGCTGCTGAGCAGGCAGACCTCATTATACTAGGAACTCCCGTTGAGCAAACGATTCAATTTATGGAAAAGCTTGCTGAGTGGGACTTGAAGGATCAGGCAATCATCACAGACGTTGGCAGTACAAAATGGTCCATTATGAAAGCAGCAGAGCGACTAAATGAGTCCGGAAAAACCTTTATCGGAGGTCACCCAATGGCTGGATCCCACGAAAGCGGAGCTGCTTATGCGACGGCAGATCTGTTCAGAGGCGCTCGCTATGTGTTAACGCCTTCTGCTGAAACGACCGTAGCGCAATTAGAAATGCTAACAAAGTGGTTGAGTGACACAGAAGCAAATTTTATTACAATGGACGCGAAAGAGCACGACCAAGTTACAGGGGTTATCAGTCATCTCCCTCATATGATCGCAGCAAGCCTTGTTCGGCAAGTAGAAGAACACGCAAACAAAAATAATCTTGTTCGCCAAATGGCGGCAGGAGGATTTCGCGATATCACACGAATTGCCTCAAGCAGTCCTGTGATGTGGCGTGATATCTCCCGCCAAAATCGAGACACGCTATTAGATCTTTTAGAGGACTGGATGAAGGAAATGCAGCAGGTCAAACAGCTGCTTGAAAAGTCTGATCAGCATGAGCTTTATACTTATTTTTCAGATGCAAAAACGTTCCGTGATTCGATTTGCATTTAA
- the aroC gene encoding chorismate synthase, producing the protein MRYLTAGESHGPQLTTILEGVPAGLELLAEDINTELARRQKGHGRGRRMQIETDRANITSGVRHGVTLGSPIALVVENKDFTHWRNIMGADPVDNQEEVKRQISKPRPGHADLNGAIKYGHRDMRNVLERSSARETTVRVAAGAVAKKILKSLGIEVAGHVLEIGGVKAENTSYDSIQQLQEITEASPVRCLDEEAAQKMMKAIDDAKENGDSIGGIVEVVVEGVPTGLGSHVHYDRKLDGKLAAAIMSINAFKGVEIGVGFEAARKPGSQVHDEILWSEEEGYTRKTNNAGGLEGGMTTGMPIVVRGVMKPIPTLYKPLQSIDIETKEPFQASIERSDSCAVPAASVIAEAVIAWELANAIIDQFGHDRIDLIRENIERHEEYARKF; encoded by the coding sequence ATGAGATATTTAACAGCCGGAGAATCACATGGTCCACAGCTTACGACGATTTTAGAGGGCGTACCTGCAGGACTTGAGCTATTAGCAGAAGATATCAATACAGAGCTAGCGCGTCGTCAAAAAGGTCATGGTCGCGGTCGCCGTATGCAAATTGAAACGGATCGTGCGAATATTACGAGCGGCGTTCGTCACGGAGTAACGCTTGGGTCTCCGATCGCGCTTGTCGTAGAAAACAAAGACTTTACGCATTGGAGAAACATTATGGGTGCAGACCCTGTTGATAACCAAGAGGAAGTAAAGCGTCAAATTTCAAAGCCTCGTCCAGGGCATGCGGATTTAAACGGAGCGATTAAGTATGGTCATCGTGATATGCGTAACGTACTAGAGCGCTCATCAGCACGTGAGACAACGGTTCGTGTGGCAGCAGGGGCAGTGGCAAAGAAAATTTTAAAGTCGCTTGGTATTGAAGTAGCAGGTCACGTATTAGAAATCGGCGGTGTGAAAGCAGAGAATACGTCTTATGACTCCATTCAACAGCTTCAAGAAATCACAGAAGCGTCACCTGTTCGTTGTTTAGATGAGGAAGCGGCTCAAAAAATGATGAAGGCGATTGATGATGCGAAGGAAAACGGCGATAGCATCGGCGGTATTGTGGAAGTAGTCGTTGAAGGTGTGCCAACAGGTCTTGGTAGCCACGTTCACTATGATCGTAAATTAGACGGAAAATTAGCGGCTGCAATTATGAGCATCAACGCATTCAAAGGTGTTGAAATTGGTGTTGGATTTGAGGCAGCACGCAAGCCAGGAAGCCAAGTTCACGATGAAATTCTTTGGAGTGAAGAAGAAGGCTATACGCGTAAAACAAACAATGCGGGTGGTTTAGAAGGCGGTATGACAACAGGAATGCCGATCGTTGTAAGAGGCGTAATGAAGCCGATCCCAACGCTTTACAAACCGTTACAAAGCATTGATATTGAAACAAAAGAACCGTTCCAAGCAAGCATTGAGCGCTCTGATAGCTGTGCGGTACCAGCGGCAAGCGTGATCGCGGAAGCAGTGATCGCATGGGAATTAGCGAATGCGATTATTGATCAATTTGGTCATGATCGAATTGATTTAATTCGTGAAAATATTGAGCGTCATGAAGAATACGCAAGAAAATTTTAA
- a CDS encoding bifunctional 3-deoxy-7-phosphoheptulonate synthase/chorismate mutase, producing the protein MTNPTLQSLRAQVDDINLEILKLLNERGRVAQEIGKIKSLQGVNRFDPVRERQSLNLIQEHHDGPFESSTIQHIFKEIFKASLELQEDDHSKALLVSRKKKPEDTIVDIKGEKIGDGNVKFVMGPCAVESYEQVREVGLALKEQGIKVMRGGAFKPRTSPYDFQGLGIEGLKILRRVADELDLAVVSEIVTPQDIEIAAEYLDVIQIGARNMQNFELLKAAGSIDKPILLKRGLAATIDEFINAAEYIMSRGNGNIILCERGIRTYERATRNTLDISAVPILKKETHLPVVVDVTHSTGRRDLLLPCAKAAIAIGADAVMAEVHPDPAVALSDSAQQMDIPQFNAFMEELKSVAAKF; encoded by the coding sequence ATGACAAACCCAACATTACAATCTTTACGTGCACAGGTAGATGACATTAACTTAGAAATTTTAAAATTATTAAACGAGCGCGGTCGCGTTGCACAAGAAATCGGAAAAATCAAAAGTTTACAAGGTGTGAATCGCTTTGATCCAGTTCGTGAGCGTCAATCATTAAATCTTATTCAAGAGCATCACGATGGTCCATTCGAATCATCAACGATTCAACACATCTTCAAGGAAATCTTCAAAGCAAGCTTAGAGTTGCAAGAAGACGATCACAGTAAAGCACTTTTAGTATCTCGTAAGAAAAAGCCAGAAGACACAATCGTTGACATTAAAGGCGAAAAAATTGGTGATGGAAACGTGAAATTCGTAATGGGGCCATGCGCGGTAGAAAGCTACGAGCAAGTTCGCGAAGTTGGTTTAGCGCTTAAGGAGCAAGGTATTAAAGTAATGCGCGGTGGAGCATTCAAGCCACGTACATCTCCATACGATTTCCAAGGGCTTGGTATTGAAGGGCTAAAAATTCTACGTCGTGTAGCAGATGAGCTAGATCTTGCAGTAGTAAGTGAAATCGTAACACCACAAGACATTGAAATTGCGGCAGAATACTTAGATGTGATTCAAATTGGTGCACGTAACATGCAAAACTTTGAATTATTAAAAGCAGCCGGTTCAATAGATAAACCAATTCTATTAAAACGTGGTCTAGCAGCAACAATCGACGAGTTCATTAATGCAGCAGAATACATCATGTCTCGCGGAAATGGAAACATTATTTTATGTGAGCGCGGAATCCGCACATACGAGCGTGCAACACGTAACACATTAGATATCTCAGCTGTACCGATCTTAAAGAAAGAAACTCACTTACCAGTTGTTGTGGACGTAACGCATTCAACAGGTCGCAGAGACTTATTATTACCATGTGCAAAAGCAGCGATTGCAATTGGCGCAGATGCAGTAATGGCGGAAGTACATCCAGACCCAGCAGTAGCATTATCAGATTCTGCTCAACAAATGGACATTCCACAATTCAACGCATTCATGGAAGAATTAAAAAGCGTAGCAGCAAAGTTCTAA